A single Microbacterium protaetiae DNA region contains:
- a CDS encoding bifunctional 3'-5' exonuclease/DNA polymerase — protein MVAVGTDGDGIACAQLDAEGTVLRRESIDRVALSGLARTAVDVRWVWSDTAHWYPSLLDAGVRVRRCRDLRLCHAILRDSTLVAEPAAVRAARAWDVAAEVDSGAAPPALFAIAESAGEAAPPHDLDEVLAELARQRDAVASAAERGRLELLCAAESAGALVAAEMRAAGLPWDVAAHERILEDVLGRRPAGGGMPEHMTALAAEIRRHLGDAQASLDSPAKLLRSLHRIGVQAESTSRWELRRFEHPVIAPLLEYKRQSRLLVANGWAWLDEWVHDGRFRPVYVPAGVVTGRWASSGGGALQIPRLLREAVRADDGWTFVVADVAQLEPRVLAGMSSDAALARAAFGRDLYAGIVDSGAVATRAEAKVAMLGAMYGATTGESGRLVPRLRRAYPRAMKLVDDAARTGELGGVVSTWLGRSCPPASEGWQRAQRQAAGETGSAMDRDRARRAAGDRGRFTRNFVVQGTAAEWALAWLGEVRSRLESLGSVGAGETAPRSGPAMADRAHLAFFLHDELIVHTPVRQADAAAAIVREAAASAGRLLFGGFAIDFPLDLKIAPTAAKE, from the coding sequence ATGGTCGCCGTCGGCACCGACGGCGACGGCATCGCTTGCGCGCAGCTGGACGCCGAGGGCACGGTGCTGCGCCGCGAGAGCATCGATCGCGTCGCGCTTTCCGGCCTGGCTCGGACCGCCGTCGACGTGCGGTGGGTCTGGTCTGACACGGCGCACTGGTACCCGTCGCTGTTGGATGCCGGGGTACGGGTGCGGCGTTGCCGCGATCTGCGGCTGTGCCACGCGATCCTGCGTGACAGCACCCTGGTCGCCGAGCCTGCGGCGGTGCGGGCCGCGCGCGCGTGGGATGTCGCGGCCGAGGTAGACAGCGGCGCTGCGCCTCCGGCCCTGTTCGCCATCGCCGAGAGCGCGGGTGAGGCGGCGCCGCCGCACGATCTCGACGAGGTGCTGGCTGAGCTGGCCCGGCAGCGCGATGCGGTGGCATCGGCCGCAGAGCGCGGACGCCTCGAACTGCTGTGCGCGGCCGAGTCGGCCGGTGCGCTGGTGGCGGCGGAGATGAGGGCGGCTGGATTGCCGTGGGATGTCGCGGCTCACGAGCGCATTCTCGAAGACGTGCTCGGGCGTCGGCCGGCAGGTGGCGGGATGCCCGAGCACATGACGGCGCTGGCCGCCGAGATCCGTCGACACCTCGGCGATGCGCAGGCGAGCCTGGACTCGCCCGCGAAGCTGCTGCGCAGTCTGCACCGGATCGGCGTGCAGGCGGAGTCGACGTCGCGGTGGGAACTGCGGCGGTTCGAGCACCCCGTTATCGCGCCGCTGCTGGAGTACAAGCGGCAGAGTCGGCTGCTGGTGGCCAACGGCTGGGCATGGCTCGATGAGTGGGTGCACGACGGCCGGTTCCGCCCGGTGTACGTACCAGCCGGGGTGGTCACCGGCCGCTGGGCGTCGTCGGGCGGGGGAGCGCTGCAGATCCCGCGGCTGCTGCGCGAGGCGGTGCGCGCTGACGACGGCTGGACGTTCGTCGTCGCCGATGTCGCGCAGCTTGAACCGCGCGTGCTCGCGGGGATGTCCAGCGATGCCGCTCTTGCCCGCGCCGCTTTCGGCCGTGATCTCTACGCGGGCATCGTCGACAGCGGCGCTGTGGCCACCCGGGCCGAGGCGAAGGTGGCCATGCTCGGTGCGATGTACGGGGCGACCACCGGCGAGAGCGGTCGGCTTGTGCCGCGGCTGCGGCGCGCCTACCCGCGGGCGATGAAGCTCGTCGACGACGCTGCTCGCACCGGCGAGCTCGGGGGCGTCGTCTCCACCTGGTTGGGACGGTCGTGCCCGCCGGCATCGGAGGGCTGGCAGCGCGCACAGCGACAGGCTGCGGGCGAGACCGGAAGCGCGATGGACCGGGACCGGGCGCGACGGGCGGCCGGCGATCGCGGCCGATTCACGCGCAATTTCGTTGTGCAGGGTACTGCCGCCGAGTGGGCGCTGGCCTGGCTGGGGGAGGTACGCTCACGGCTTGAGAGCCTGGGCTCGGTCGGCGCGGGCGAGACGGCGCCACGGTCGGGTCCGGCGATGGCCGATCGCGCCCACCTGGCCTTCTTTCTGCACGATGAGCTGATCGTGCACACACCGGTGCGGCAGGCGGATGCCGCGGCGGCGATCG